From the genome of Aspergillus chevalieri M1 DNA, chromosome 8, nearly complete sequence, one region includes:
- a CDS encoding Zn(II)2Cys6 transcription factor (COG:S;~EggNog:ENOG410PKFN;~InterPro:IPR036864,IPR021858,IPR001138;~PFAM:PF11951;~go_function: GO:0000981 - DNA-binding transcription factor activity, RNA polymerase II-specific [Evidence IEA];~go_function: GO:0008270 - zinc ion binding [Evidence IEA];~go_process: GO:0006355 - regulation of transcription, DNA-templated [Evidence IEA]): MVEARKRHCWECLRRRLVCGFEVPGCERCAASGVDCPGYGETPPMRVKWLVPGTVKLRQRKDVSNRQKNSRAGSESTGSEKSPSESSGANSCLADDTRKVALPHPHLKTDYHALIDSVEYFNSCIYPQLENVLRLGTNANIYKLPLAMIQMGLTRPGHLQLGLVCLTLSHRMNQMGHDYDPKALRTTFFRYRGLMIRSLNDDINVPNKRNGGIVLAGILTLLLADAQEGISHHWRYHIEGVRRLIISRGGMNRVVTTPGALPIVLSFVHLVVLSDTSSPGSDMLVERLDLEEVYLMVKCYGGNGYGFQMCPSPLFAEIVKINHIRNQMSKLNGTDENDLHSDAREVLHRIYGFSPAAWIESNESLTDASKLIMDAYQSAVALYCMSSLQSAGALPPNPFLKKNCDMERRILHGLIEQSLAGRCHGYMLWPLLVLGVQAVNGGPSLRAFVREKMVSMSAACGTYAPLAAKRILENFWDSGKDKWDDCFDKPYMFTTVLSVNRGQLPRRTS; the protein is encoded by the exons ATGGTGGAAGCTCGGAAGCGGCATTGCTGGGAATGCCTCCGGCGTCGCTTGGTTTGCGGTTTCGAAGTCCCCGGATGTGAGCGATGTGCAGCATCCGGGGTTGACTGCCCTGGATATGGTGAGACTCCTCCCATGCGAGTGAAATGGCTCGTCCCGGGCACGGTCAAGTTGCGACAACGCAAAGATGTCTCCAATCGTCAGAAGAACAGCAGAGCTGGTTCAGAAAGTACCGGATCAGAGAAATCTCCCTCAGAGTCATCCGGGGCGAACTCGTGTTTAGCAGATGATACACGAAAAGTGGCCCTTCCCCACCCCCATCTCAAAACGGACTATCATGCCTTGATAGATTCTGTAGAATACT TCAACTCCTGCATATATCCCCAATTGGAAAATGTTCTACGTCTTGGCACCAATGCAAATATATACAAGCTTCCACTAGCGATGATCCAAATGGGTCTCACCCGGCCCGGCCATCTTCAATTGGGATTGGTTTGCCTCACTCTAAGCCACCGCATGAACCAGATGGGTCATGATTATGATCCAAAGGCTCTAAGAACTACCTTTTTTCGTTATCGGGGTCTAATGATTCGATCTCTGAATGACGATATAAATGTTCCAAACAAAAGAAACGGCGGCATTGTTCTTGCCGGAATCTTAACATTATTGCTGGCTGAT GCCCAGGAAGGGATCTCACACCATTGGCGGTATCATATTGAAGGAGTCCGCAGACTGATTATCTCGCGCGGTGGAATGAACCGCGTGGTCACAACCCCTGGAGCTCTACCAATTGTTCTCTCCTTTGTTCA CCTTGTCGTACTTTCTGATACCTCATCACCCGGGTCAGATATGCTCGTGGAGCGTTTAGATCTTGAGGAAGTATACCTTATGGTAAAATGCTACGGAGGAAATGGATATGGGTTCCAAATGTGTCCCTCGCCGCTGTTTGCTGAGATCGTCAAAATCAATCACATTCGGAATCAAATGTCAAAGTTAAATGGAACGGATGAAAACGATCTTCATAGCGATGCCCGCGAAGTCCTGCACCGCATCTATGGTTTTTCCCCTGCGGCATGGATAGAGTCCAATGAGTCCCTCACTGATGCAAGCAAACTGATAATGGACGCTTATCAGAGCGCGGTTGCCTTATATTGCATGTCTTCTCTCCAAAGTGCCGGGGCTCTACCACCAAATCCGTTCCTGAAGAAGAATTGTGATATGGAGAGAAGAATCTTACATGGGCTGATCGAACAATCGCTTGCCGGAAGGTGCCATGGATATATGTTATGGCCTCTTCTGGTGCTTGGCGTGCAAGCAGTCAATGGAGGCCCCTCTTTGCGTGCGTTTGTTCGAGAGAAAATGGTATCCATGAGCGCTGCTTGTGGCACATATGCCCCGCTCGCCGCAAAAAGAATCCTTGAAAATTTTTGGGACTCAGGTAAAGATAAATGGGATGATTGCTTTGATAAACCTTACATGTTCACAACGGTGCTTTCGGTAAATCGAGGTCAGTTGCCAAGACGAACGTCTTGA
- a CDS encoding uncharacterized protein (COG:E;~EggNog:ENOG410PKWM) yields the protein MERLFQLFNYLEMHKADDNPKSKLGDLLPYYIKGDKEPWHFNGTTKWGDYASISAEGLGPWKLNEDDKIPEDILKNPPGGVFEEIIKTFREKLMQDKAASNKSSEEWEYLMKYDNHST from the exons ATGGAACG CCTTTTCCAATTATTCAACTATCTGGAAATGCATAAAGCCGATGATAATCCAAAATCCAAGCTGGGGGATCTCCTCCCATACTACATCAAGGGCGACAAAGAGCCGTGGCACTTCAATGGCACGACCAAATGGGGCGATTACGCTTCAATTTCAGCTGAGGGATTAGGTCCATGGAAGTTGAATGAAGATGACAAAATCCCTGAAGA CATTTTGAAAAACCCGCCAGGCGGCGTCTTCGAGGAGATTATAAAAACCTTCCGAGAAAAGCTCATGCAAGACAAGGCTGCCAGCAACAAGTCCAGCGAGGAATGGGAATACCTCATGAAATACGATAATCATAGTACTTGA